From Camelina sativa cultivar DH55 chromosome 7, Cs, whole genome shotgun sequence, one genomic window encodes:
- the LOC104705204 gene encoding cathepsin 7-like: MADDGSSYGGSGSKKSKKKLAKPAQDVRDLPAGTKNINFDWDDVLGVIREHVSMFKVEDLIIQEKVNERELICLVNKGPVAVSIDVHSEFTNFQGDGIYPGPKKKRAKIDKHLLLVRGYGTKMPEGIHYWKVQNSAGHKWGDKGLGKIVRQISRGKNEPSLFTCIVYPTLLDHYEGERIRQHA; the protein is encoded by the exons ATGGCAGATGATGGAAGCTCTTATGGTGGTAGCGGTAGtaagaaatcaaaaaagaaattggCAAAACCCGCACAAGACGTCAGG GATCTCCCGGCTGGAACCAAGAACATCAATTTTGACTGGGATGACGTGTTGGGCGTTATAAGAGAG cATGTAAGCATGTTTAAGGTAGAAGATTTGATCATTCAAGAGAAAGTAAACGAACGTGAACTTATATGTTTGGTGAACAAGGGTCCTGTGGCTGTGAGTATAGATGTGCATTCCGAATTTACAAACTTTCAAGGG gATGGAATCTATCCGGGACCCAAGAAAAAAAGGGCCAAGATTGACAAACATTTGCTTTTAGTAAGGGGCTATGGTACAAAAATGCCTGAAGGCATTCATTATTGGAAAGTCCAAAATTCAGCAGGACATAAATGGGGAGACAAGGGACTTGGAAAAATTGTTCGACAAATCAGTCGTGGTAAAAATGAACCGTCTCTCTTCACCTGCATTGTTTATCCTACG CTTCTGGATCACTATGAAGGTGAGAGGATAAGGCAACACGCATGA
- the LOC104703939 gene encoding uncharacterized protein LOC104703939, producing the protein MVEFGGGWVKLLEPAYLLWKPTDSDYERPPYMTRTEKDKPELTPDQELALMTKEVIDSDGFDIDFRPFSCVFNYHPAILHSCEFSDDETETCEDLLKRLAQGSLNDHNVNYGTRFEFIKIVKANYHFAAAIMYLITYQVKDPCDDKIKLFQSRVLHADNIRTEYVFCRPQPNQGVECTGIKKDVKRDIEQVVKRDVQIDVKKQKLEYELLCATTS; encoded by the exons ATGGTTGAATTTGGAGGAG GCTGGGTCAAGTTGCTCGAACCAGCGTATTTGCTGTGGAAACCTACGGACTCTGACTACGAGAGACCTCCATACATGACTCGGACGGAGAAAGATAAGCCTGAGCTCACACCAGATCAAGAACTTGCATTAATGACCAAAGAAGTCATTGACAGCGAT GGGTTTGATATAGATTTCAGACCTTTCAGCTGCGTTTTCAACTACCATCCAGCGATTCTCCATTCATGTGAATTCTCTGACGATGAGACAGAAACCTGTGAGGATTTACTCAAGAGGCTTGCTCAGGGATCCCTTAATGACCACAATGTCAATTAT ggcaCAAGATTTGAGTTTATCAAGATTGTTAAAGCTAATTATCACTTTGCTGCTGCGATTATGTATCTCATAACATATCAAGTTAAGGATCCTTGTGATGACAAGATTAAACTCTTCCAATCAAGGGTACTTCACGCTGACAACATCAGGACTGAGTATGTCTTCTGCAGGCCCCAACCCAATCAAGGAG TTGAATGCACTGGGATCAAGAAAGATGTGAAGAGAGACATTGAGCAAGTTGTCAAGAGAGATGTTCAGATAGATGTCAAGAAACAAAA ATTGGAGTATGAGCTTTTGTGTGCCACTACGAGTTAG
- the LOC104703940 gene encoding uncharacterized protein LOC104703940 produces MGEFGEGWVKLLEPAFLLWKPTDSDYERPSYMTWTEKDKPELTPEQELALMTKEVNDSDGFDIDFGSFRCVFNYHPAVLHSYGFSDDETETLEDLLKRLAHGSLDDHNGKCGTNFEFVKIVKANYHFAAAIMYLITFQVKDPYDDNIKLFQTRVLHADGIRTEYVFRRPQPNQGVECIGVKKDVEKV; encoded by the exons ATGGGTGAATTTGGAGAAG GCTGGGTCAAGTTGCTCGAACCAGCGTTTTTGCTGTGGAAACCAACAGACTCTGACTATGAGAGACCTTCATACATGACTTGGACCGAGAAAGATAAGCCTGAGCTCACACCGGAGCAAGAACTTGCATTAATGACCAAAGAAGTCAACGACAGCGAT GGGTTTGATATAGATTTTGGATCTTTCCGCTGCGTTTTCAACTACCATCCTGCGGTTCTCCATTCATATGGATTCAGTGACGATGAGACAGAAACCCTAGAGGATTTACTCAAGAGGCTTGCTCATGGATCCCTTGATGACCACAATGGCAAATGT GGCACAAATTTTGAGTTTGTCAAAATTGTTAAAGCCAATTATCACTTTGCTGCTGCGATTATGTATCTCATCACGTTTCAAGTTAAGGATCCTTATGATGACAATATTAAACTCTTCCAAACGAGGGTACTTCACGCTGACGGTATCAGGACTGAGTATGTCTTCCGCAGGCCCCAACCCAATCAAGGAG TTGAATGCATTGGGGTCAAGAAAGATGTGGAGAAAGTTTAA
- the LOC104703941 gene encoding uncharacterized protein LOC104703941, protein MGESFEGWTSWVEDAYLLCTPEDPECLKHHYITRTEKDEPQYTVDEEIAMMNEQIEKSEGFDIDFSLFRCLFNYHLVDPDDTDFVEEPETTGDLMKRLSQESLKRHNEEEGTGFEFVKFVKANFHYSSGFMFLITFQVMDPSDDQEKLFQARVRYSSRFPAQYVFCRPKPDPEVDSDEISEEDVKGV, encoded by the exons ATGGGTGAATCATTCGAAG GGTGGACATCGTGGGTTGAAGATGCATATTTGCTATGTACACCTGAAGATCCTGAGTGCTTGAAGCATCACTACATTACACGAACCGAGAAAGACGAGCCTCAATACACAGTAGATGAAGAAATTGCCATGATGAACGAACAAATCGAGAAGAGCGag GGATTCGATATTGATTTCTCGTTGTTCCGGTGTCTGTTCAACTACCATCTTGTTGATCCTGATGATACTGACTTCGTTGAGGAGCCAGAAACCACTGGGGATCTAATGAAGAGGCTTTCTCAAGAATCCCTTAAGCGCCACAATGAGGAGGAG GGCACGGGGTTCGAATTTGTCAAGTTTGTGAAAGCCAATTTTCACTATAGCTCAGGGTTCATGTTTCTCATAACGTTTCAAGTGATGGATCCGTCTGATGACCAGGAAAAACTCTTCCAAGCTAGGGTTCGTTACTCTTCTCGTTTCCCGGCTCAATACGTCTTTTGTAGGCCTAAACCCGATCCAGAAg TGGACTCTGATGAAATTTCCGAGGAAGATGTCAAAGGCGTATGA